The nucleotide window tGTACATAGTTCCtccagatcttgctggagtggagtccctatattctggtggtgtcatattggtctttctgttgttgaatgaaaccttattctgtcttcttcccatatcttcttttagtgggtgcaggtgggatctctctatctcctcttgtgacccagtgttgtgtgggggccaggaattcaatgttcaCAATTCTGGATGAtctttcctctcctggtagtctcctcactagttcctgggtcagtcagcggaaaggaagagtggggtgctagcagattcagggagcagggatcTCCTCCCAGCCttggtgtgtctaccccaagcccgCAGGTGCACGGGGGGCTCTAGGTGCCTGCtgttttgggcaggagttgggtaagggcagagactcacctagTTCTGGGTCAGTCGCAGAAAGGATTGAAGAGTGGAGTGCTAgaagattcagggagcagggagctcctccctgcctggtctTGTCTACTCCAAGCCGGCAGACGCAGGTGGGGTGGGGCGTTGGggggtcggggtgagtgatgttttgggcgggagttgggaaagggcagaaactcactcacctagttcctagGTCGGTTGGCAGAATgaaagagtggggtgctagcagattcagggagcagcgagctcctccctgcctgggtgtgtctaccccaagcccgAAGGCGAGGGGGGGTCtaggtgagtgatgttttgggtgggagaTGGGTAAGGGCGGAGACTCACTTAGTTCCTGGGTCCATCTCGGAAAGCAATCCTTGTGATTTCAATCCCCAAGCTCCCTCCCTAAAACTTCTTCCAATCTCCACATCTCTTTGTAAATACCTTATGGTCTAAGCCTTAGACTTCAAGTCTCAGGATCTCCTCACAGTTTCGATGTTATCTCTAGTCACCACCATGCAGAGTTCTAAACTGAATATTTGCAGGTATCAGGGAAGGAGAATAGGAGCCCATTTAGACAAGTCAGACTTCATGCCTGCAAGTTTGTATTCTATCCTCACAGGATGTATAAACTCAATCAGGGGTACATCTCACATGTTAGCTTGTTGGCTCCCATTGATGCCTATTTATCACATGTTACACAAATTCACTCTTGTGGCTTTGGTTAGTCAACCATCTCTTAAAGACTTTTAATGTCAGTTTCTTATCTGATCATTAAGTTTGTACTTTTGCCTCATTTTGTGGAGATGTGAACCTGGAAAATTTCATAAGCACCAGGTCTCGGTTAGTTTCTGATGCAATCAATCATATATTTATTCTGACGCATTGAGGCGGGGATAAAGATGAAGTTACATCAGCCAATCACACTTACTACTATGAATGACATATTCATGTGGATGTATAGAAGGCTCAGCACTTAGAACACTGAGTGCTCATCCACAAGGACAGGTTCTGAGAAACAACATCTCTAACAGATATAATAAAACACTCGATTGAATACACCCATGATGTATTCAATGTTTCTTATATTATCTTATATTAAGAAGCTTAACATTAACATTCCTAAATTATGTTGAGAAAACAGCACATATTGGGAGTACATCATCAACACTTGGacttgtactcaggaggcagacacatgaGAATAATGAGTTAAAATATATCCCTCATCATTAATGACATCTAAGCCAGGATTAATATTAAACAAGACAATCTGAAGGgtatttgtgaaaatatgaaaaacataacTAGGAAcaacaaaccaccacactttcagAGAAATCCTTAACACACTGcctgatattaaaaaaaataaacaatggaccACTTTAATGATGGGGGTAACATTCTAGAAATTGCAGCAGAAAAAATATCTATCACTAAGTCaaagtacaaaatgaacaaaaggcaCAGAAGGAACACAAAGATATCAAAATAAACTTCACTAATTGTATTTGTCACACCTATAGCACACTTTGGCACGcatctcaaatatttcaaaacactATCGCACACTTTGGCACGcatctcaaatatttcaaaagagaTCCCACAAATCAGCATCTCCAAAATCAGTTTCCACTCTCTGCTTCATGAATAAGCTTAAGGATGTGAGTTCTTTCACCCCTGTTTTTGCTTCCGTGCAACTTTCATGTTGACCCTGTATCCCACTGGAACCAAGggccaaattaaatattttataaggtgGCATAGATATTATgaacaggagagaaaataatatgAATCCTTAAGTTTTAGATGTGAATTAGATATTTCATGCACTTGAAGAGAAGCATAAATCTAAAAGTGATATCGATTTAAAATCACTGTGCAAGTGATACAGCTATGGAGGGAAAGGTTTCCCAATTGTCATAAGTCAGGCTATTCCTACAACTGTGAAAGGAAGGTGGcctgaataccagcagctctgaAGAGTAAGGTACCCTCCTTGTTTGGAAGTCAAGCTATTCCTGAATATTTAGAGAAAATGTATCCTGGACACCTAGGACTCTGAAGAAAACTCTACCCTGAGGGTCAGAAATCATGCTATACCTACAGCTGTGAAAGAAGGATATCCTGGAAAGCCACTTATGTTAGGAAAATGTATCCTGACAGTCAAGATATCAGGCTATACATGAAGTTGTGTTCTAGCGGGGGATGGTCTCTGAGCAGGATGTAGCACTCCAGCTACTCTCAGAGAACCattaaaatgagattttcttCACCCTGCTAATAGAGTTTACTGTCATAAGTGTccattgcttctcttctcttctccagtaGGAAGTTTCCAAGCAATGATAACCATTTCTTCTTAGCTCCAGCCCAAATTGTCACTTTTATGCTTCACTCAACTATGGGGGAAACTGTTCCAGAAATGTAGCATTCTGCTACCTTACcagtaaaaataatttccttctgCTCTACTCCCCTAAGTGATATTCCCATCATAGGTATatgttgcttctctgttgctctcCACTGGGGATTTCTGTATCCACTGTGGCAAAAGAAATTCTTCACTGAAACTCACTGAACAAATCTAATAGGGAGGGGGGAATCAAGGAAAGTGAATGCCACTCCCAATATGAAAAATGCCAGCTGCCAATTAACAAGCATAGGGTTCATATATGTCTTCTTAGGTGTATAGTTTTTTACGGAGAATATTTTTCAGCATGCTAGTTGGTAaaatttcaatccctgagctttaAAGTCAGTTGGGATTGGCTGGGTTCCTGCTTGGGGATTGCTTGGTTTTGAGCTCATGTTTACTTGGATTTTTCGTCAGAGGTTAAGGGATAAAGTTTTTCTGTTTACCTTTTGTTACAGACTCaaactatttctttcattttcaaccATAAGGCTCTTATATCAGGGTATGTTTCTTTAGCTCCAGTTTCGGTGACAAAGTCTGTTTATTTCACTGGACCTGGTTCCTGTgtcagagtgtgtttctttggttgaCCCATTTACTCTACACATAAGGCTTTATAAGTTCATAAATTAGTGTTTTTCCATGAGTGTGCTGGAGCAACAATACAAAAATTGACATCATAATGCTTGCACATATTGTTGACAATGTCAACTTTATTCTGCAAAATAAACACAGTTGTGTAACCGATTGGAAGTGTGGTGGCGAAAGATCCAACCAAATACTCGACAATGAGAaggcctcattttctttttcaggtatTAAAAATGATGGTAACATGAAAAGGCTTTAACAGATTGATTGCGCACAAAGTTTTACACCCGCAAAAACTGCAAAATATAACTAAACTGACTACATTTATACTATCACTGTTGAATAATCTTTTTATAATGATTTCAAAGACTCCTTTATCACAGTGATTACCTTAATATGGTTTTTCTTCAGTATGTCTTCTTTTATGCACTTTAAGATAGCTTTTATATGCAAAGGTCtttccacactgattacattcataaggtttttctcctgaatgtgttcttttatgcatatGAAACCCACTTTTGTAGGCAAAGACTTTACCACACTGAacacattcatagggtttctctccagtatgtactCTTTTATGTGCTTGAAGATGACTACACTgagcaaaggctttcccacactgattacattcatagggtttctctccagtatgtaacTTTTTATGCACTTGAAGATTACtatgctgagcaaaggctttaccacactgattacactcatagggtttctctcccgtatgtgttcttttatgatCTTGCAGATGAATGAGCCGTGAAAAGGCTTTAttacactgattacattcatagggcttctctccagtatgtgatctTTTATGAGTTACAAGATTGCTGTGTTGTGAAAAGGCTttgccacactgattacattcataggctttctctccagtatgtaacTTTTTATGCACTTGAAGGTTACTGttctgagcaaaggctttaccacactgattacattcatagggcttctctcctgtatgtgttcttttatgcacatGAAGAGCACTATGAAacgcaaaggctttaccacactgattacattgaTAGGGTTTCCCTCCTGTATGTGTTTTTTTATGGCTTTGAGGATGACTCTTATATGCAAAGGCTGTAACAAATTTTGTATCTATCGAAGGCGTCTCTGCAGTTTGGCTACTTTTCCTGCAAGGAAAATTGACACTTTTAAATTCTTTACCATATTCAATGTAATGTTGAGTATTGACAtttgtataaattaatattaaaattgttTCAATTGTAAAGATGATTCACTGTTATCTCTGTGTTTACACTCATGTTTTTCCCttctttaaagttttgttttgcatCTATGAAGAACTCTGTGAATTAGAATCCTTTATTATATGGTTATCATTTGCAGAACCTTTTTCTATATGGGATATTTCACATATTAAAGAGAACTGGAAAATTTCATAACTTCATCCTTcttactgtatttttaaattttcctataCTTTGCGTCATACTACATTTGCTAACTGAACTAGAATAAACAGAAGTATTTCACAGTCCTAGACTCATAGAGATTTTCTGCAGTATGGGCTTGTTGGTGTATTATCAATGAAGCTGGCAAACAAATTACTTGTATACTTGAATCAAATACAACAAGAATGCAAAAATCTGGCACTAATACATGTCTTATAAATATTCTGTGAGAGAGGTATATTATGTCCTCCATATCCCTTTGCTCATTTGTCTTGTATCCTGAGTAATATATGATATACCTAGTAAAGGAAATATTACAAAGAAGAGACTTGCACATTAACACAATTTGACTTTCCATGCCTTTTTGACATGTGCTAGAGAGAttatcatttatataaaataacttCCCCTTGACCGTTGAAAATAATTGCCCCCTCAATAAATTTAGAAAAGTGACCACAAGTATTTGAGTAATACCAGATTTCCTATGGGGTGTTTGATTTTGGAGATACATTTATCACCTCAACCATGTGTATTCCCTTAGTCATATAGGTATTGTGAGATAAATGGATTGGCAATTCTACAGCATAGCACCCATGGTGTGATGATTCAAGTGGTAAAATCTCTCAGAGCATTGGTTCCTTGTCATCTTTCTTAATAAAATGCATTTCATCTACCTGAAATTCAGGTATATGATTTGGTGTGAGTTTAATAATCATCAATGTACTTCAAGCTGTGTTTAATTATACTTTTGTTTCAATTTGAAACTTCCAGGacacatttcaatttttttcagagGCACATTTCTGTcaatttttcatgaaaattacctttcatgTCTTTTAGAACTTGGAAAATGTTCTTCAATTGTATGGTCTTCCCAACTGTATCCTAAAATATAGTACCAGAAAATGTATATTACATTATTGATAAATGTTCAAAATTTAAATTACTGTCTTCAAAGAACTACAGAACTTTGATTTATTTCCTACATTCTTATTCTGTCTCAATCAAATTAAAGAAGAGCATCAATAAGAAATGCTCAGTtgtactattattttaaaatgtgaaagaaaatacacacttacctatatcattgaggttcttgtaggtctccagcatgacatctttgtagagattcttctgagaagtatccagcaaaGTCCACTCTTCGCAAGTGAAGTGGATATGCATATCTTCATAGCTCAGGACATTCTAAAGTACCACATACATATGTGAAACTAAAATCATGATACTGACCATAttgtaaatgtatttttcaaTAGAACAGTATTTTAGGATGTGTTActtttatgctatggaatattggtttaataatgtaaatatgtgttgcttttgtttatgctatattaGTTTAATTCTGTGAAGTGGTGATTCTTGGTTTGTCTTCAACACCATATGTTCTGATAAAGAGGTATGATCCAGCTACCCAGCCATACAGCATGTCATGAGTAGGAGGGAAAGTGCAATAcatagaaagggagaaaaggaaaaattctaGAGGCAAAGATAGATGAAatcatttaagttaagaaaaattgGCCAGAAATAATCCAAGTAAAGGCCAGGTATTTATAAATAGTAAcatgtatctgtgtatctatttGGGACCTGGGAGGTGCCCTCCACAAAAGGTATAAAACTAaagacctgggggtgggggaaaaccAAGGCATTAAAGGAGTAAAACTTCTGTACCCAACATGGGGCCATATTTCCATATAAGGCCTGGAAAGCTGAAAACAATTGTTTCCTTAGTGAATTTCTGCCTACTGGGGAGTCCTTGAACAGCCAGTACTATAAGTAGTAATGATAAGCTCAGTTAAAATGACTGCCATAGCACAATGATGGGAAGTCTAGAGTTCTTGGAAAGCAGTATGTAGCTCTTGGTGACCTGGGTTGTGAGTTTTTGACTTTGCTTTCAGGAATTCAGAAGTAGGCATAGCGAGCTGGGAAACCATGCAGAAGATCCATGTGTAGCTTAGCAGTCTAATGTTTGCTTTGGCAGTAAAAAGGCTAAAAGTCATACAGTAAAATAGCTACAgatgtaaatggaattgaaagagtGACTGTGGAAATGAAGGATTCTACATACATTATGAATaccttaactttaaaaaagtgtaaaatgtttgtcaaatgaaaataacaaatgctttggagaagaacttttgcttttgtttccacaggacacATGAGGACATTTGTTTCAGATTGACATAGATATTGTTTGAGCGtcacaggatatatatatatatatatatatatatatatatatatatatatcaactaaAGTCACTGATGCTTTTCACAGGAGTTGAACATAATGTACAATTTTCTTAGGGATCCCTTAAGAAGGCCTACATCCTCATAGAGCAGTAAGTGTCTATAGAACATGACTTCCACATTCCCAAATGTTGGCGGGTGGGAGACTTTTGATTATTTGGTCTGTTGTGGATGATTGCTGTATTTAGGGAAATATAAGAATGATAAGACAAAAGGGTAAAATATTGAATCTAGTATTGTGAAAGGCAATGATATCACCATCTTTATTAAAGTTGTTacactatttgcaatatttaaaatacaaacctgaaaatagaATGCAATGTTCATAACCTTTAGAAATCAGCATtccagttttctaatctgtgttCCCAATGCTACTCAAAGCAGTGTCTATAAGTGAACACTGGCCAGTGATACTGGTCGAGCTATATCCCCACATGCCAGAGTTGCAGTGTCACATACCTGCCAAAACTATGTTCTTCTCAATAAAAAATCTAGAATTTCATCCTGCATGAATTAACTGTGGATGAATttttacatgtaaatgttaaatgcaaagtGCTGAATGTCAAAAAGATACTGGAAAAACCAGGCCTCTTTGAgttaggcaagctgctttccatatattcattaaaaatattgaagttgactagaaactTGCTCCTACACCAAGCTCCCTGCTTCCAATGCTCTGATCAAATTAAGTCCACAGAGAAAAGTTTCTGAGACACCTACCCCTAGGTCAGATAATTTACATGGACCACATGGGAATTCACAACACAAGGAATCTGGCAGCACTCCTCCACTCAGATACAGGGAGGAACCATGACACTGATAGAGGAAATCCTGAAAAGTTTACCTATGTCACATGGaaacctagagaccctgtctcaaacatgcaAACTTTAAAAGGCAAACACTCAAAAGTATTCTCTGATATTTACACCAAAACCATGACATGCATGCCCAACTTCTACACCTAAAAAATCACATgaatttaaatagacataaattaattaattaattaattaattaataataaaattataataggaaGTTTTAGCACACAGCCTTATATTTCAATagctgggcagcagagacaaatttctgtgaatttgcGGTCAAACTCATttccattctgagttcaaggacagcataaaTTTTATGTCTCAACATAAAAATCCCAACTCTGGTTATAATTCACTCATCAtgaaattaattttctaaaatacactGGAGTGATTCAGGTTAATCtcaccagaggacccaggtaaagGACAATATATCTTAAAGTCATTTGTGATATCTGCCAGTGGTGGCTGTCAAGGTATTTTCAGTTATGAATATAGCTGAGTATggtagcagagacaggcagatctccatgaattcaaACCAATTTGcactacatagtgaatatgataGTAAGACtttctcaatcacacacacacacacacacacacacacacacacacacacacacacactcagaaatataCTGATAGCAACAGAGCTCCAACAAATTTCCATTCCCCATAAGCTTATGTTTCCAAgtacattcagactaccaacattcttctcttttgctgCAATTAAATTATCTGAATAAAAGCTACTCCTGTAATGAGCAGATTTGGTTGTTGCTCCTAGGCCAGTTTCTACTGAAGTGGGTACTTAGGACAGAAACTCTCAAGTCAGTCATTGAAGGGAAAACATGTGCTATCATtgtgtcttgattttctcttttgctttgccaCTATCTTGTGCTCAAACATCTCTCTTAACAAGCCCAGGCCCACATGTTCAAAGACATTGCCACCTCAGGGGAAGTGTTCTTCCCACATAAAGCATCAGTCAACACAAGCGTTtacaggcagaaatcagacattctgacctaagaacacactcaattaGTGTTCTCTCAGATGACCCCAGATtttgtcatgttgatacctgagcctatttaggagacagagaaaataatatatgatgaggttttaaaaatccaaagccaatgtattaatcataCCCATCACTTACACAGCAAAGACTCAAACAAGAAGACAGCAACAACTGGAGAGCACAGATTTGTCAGAAAATGGTAAGAGGCAAACAAGTAAGATAAAGATGAAAGAAACTAAACcttctctccacagcaacttcaCCCACATCTAAAATCATGAGGAAGTGATAACATAAGAAGTTTTATGAAGACACATTGGTAAAGGTCCaacatttttaagtaaatttatatAACTAGAGTACCattatatattacagaaaatcaatacaCAAATTCACATAATATGAGGGCTAAACTTGTCAAAAGgtacaacaatcaaaaagatataaaatattttggaaagtgtGAAAGGGTTGGTGAGAAAAAGctaagaaataaggcaggaaaatattgtcaacttttaatcaaaagaacaaagaaaacataggaaaggaaatgggTAATCTTGACCAATGTTACCCATCTCCCTATAACTCTAggtgtataaaaataaaataaacacagacttcacaactttcacaaaattacctcaaaatgacCCTAAAGCTGTTGTTTGTAACACTCAAGCTACTGACATTTATTTCAACACAGAAGCACCATGCTCTAGAGCTCTCACCAGAAGTAGAGTTGATCTCATGCAACAGATCAGCAGCTCcttataattcattttgtttcaggtaaatacaaccccactgatgctcaatcaaaAAACAACATAGAATGTTCAtttaaaagacaggtagaccaggcaggggaggaggggatggagagggaactgggattgacttgaaaaacaatattgtttctaatttacattaaaaaaatgagaaaaatcatgttcatacaacaaggacatatgttcaaccatgttcatagcagcattgtttgtaatagccagaaactggaagcaacctagatgccccaatACTAcaattcacaggcaaaaggaaggaagtagaagaaagcattctgagtgaggtaacccagtgacaaaaagacaaacaccatatgtattcacatatatatgggattctacatggaacaaaggattaccagcctacaatcaaaaccaccagagaagaggggaaacaaggaaaatcctaagagagatatgcatgtcACACAGATAATTGGAAatggataagatctcctgagctaagtgggagcatggggagaggggagagggagttaggagaagagaaggggagaagagtagggcagaaaaaggaagatgtagtcaggggaagaatagaggagagcaatgaaagagataccttaatagacagagccattataggattcaagataaatctggcactagggaaatgtccagagattacaaggatgacacaaagtagcaatctaagcaatagttgaatAGTTaacttaaatgcctttccccaataatgagattgatgactgccttatatgccatcctagagtgttcatccagtagctgatacacacaggtaaacactgagatAAACTCCttgaatctagtttcagataggaaGGGGTGATAAGCAAATGcatcaagaccaagctggagaaacacacagaatcagctgacctgaacaagggagggctcatggaccccagacttgtagatgggaaaccagcataggattgatctgTGCCCCCTAGAATGGGTGTCAGTTAtgagacctgggcaatctatggagcctttggtagtagattagtatttatcacTCCTATGTGAATTTACTCTGGGAACCCAttacacataaagcaacactcatCTTAGAAGCACAAAGATGGGCCTAGGACATTCACCacatgatatgatggactttgaagatcactAAAATTcccaggaaagcagaaaggagatTTGAAAGGGTAAGTGAGGagcagtggaggaggaggggggaactgtgattgacatgtaaaataagcttttttctaatttaaataaatagaaatattccccaaaacaaaaacagcaaagaaaaagaaaaatggtattaaatatgatttaatgtcctatggcacataacatggaatctTCCCAATCTACCCGGTCAGCACCATGAGAAATCTCTACatatcagaaactccttttctcccctagaACTAAACTTCACGGaatgacatcattgtggttagttgcaaGCAGTTTAATCATCTATTcatgaaagacaatccacatcACAATTTTTGTACAAGTTCCTaaagtatttgaaatatttataaaacaaacctgaaaatggaatgcaatattcagaactacTAGAAACCAGATATACAGTTCTCTAATCTGTCTACCCACTGCAAACAAAAGCAGTTCCCACATATGAACATTTGACAGTGACACTGCAAGAAATATATCCTCATATGACAGGGCTGCAGAGTCTGCCATTACCCAGGAAATCCATCCTGGGAAGCACAGAGGATAAAAGCCACTGTCCAGGTTATCACATGTACCAACAAAACTATACTTTGGCTCATGTTTCATTCAAATCTCAATAGATT belongs to Cricetulus griseus strain 17A/GY unplaced genomic scaffold, alternate assembly CriGri-PICRH-1.0 unplaced_scaffold_1, whole genome shotgun sequence and includes:
- the LOC113838920 gene encoding zinc finger protein 431-like codes for the protein MAPCWNVLSYEDMHIHFTCEEWTLLDTSQKNLYKDVMLETYKNLNDIGYSWEDHTIEEHFPSSKRHER